Proteins co-encoded in one Neodiprion lecontei isolate iyNeoLeco1 chromosome 3, iyNeoLeco1.1, whole genome shotgun sequence genomic window:
- the LOC107217525 gene encoding graves disease carrier protein isoform X1 translates to MSFATKSEKKNAEFVFKSLVSGGVAGMCSKTAVAPLDRIKILLQAHSQHYKHLGVFAGLKEIVQREAFFALYKGNGAQMVRIFPYAATQFTAFEIYKKYLGGLLGSRTQLDKFLAGSGAGVTAVTLTYPLDTIRARLAFQVTGEHVYTGIAHTAASIFKQEGGIKALYRGFMPTICGMVPYAGLSFYSFEKFKFFCMKYAPNYLCNKCNRNTGGLVLTLPAKLLCGGFAGAVAQSVSYPLDVTRRRMQLAMMNPATHKFGSGMVATMKLIYLENGIIKGLYRGMSINYLRAVPMVAVSFATYELMKQLLDLDTGMKL, encoded by the exons ATGTCTTTTGCAacaaaaagtgagaaaaagaaCGCCGAGTTCGTTTTTAAAAGCCTTGTTTCCGGCG GTGTCGCAGGTATGTGTTCGAAAACTGCGGTTGCACCATTAgacagaataaaaatattgttacaagcACACAGTCAACATTACAAGCATTTAG GCGTTTTTGCTGGACTAAAAGAAATAGTTCAACGTGAGGCGTTTTTTGCCTTATATAAAGGAAATGGTGCACAAATGGTCAGAATTTTTCCTTATGCTGCAACACAATTTACTGCCTTTGAGATATACAAAAAG TATTTAGGAGGATTACTGGGTAGTCGCACCCAATTAGATAAATTCCTGGCTGGTTCAGGAGCTGGAGTAACCGCTGTAACTTTGACGTATCCACTCGATACCATAAGAGCACGTTTGGCATTTCAAGTCACCGGAGAACATGTTTACACTGGAATAGCACATACGGCTGCTAGTATTTTCAAGCAG gAAGGTGGAATCAAAGCCTTATACAGAGGATTTATGCCTACAATATGCGGAATGGTTCCATACGCAGGCTTGTCATTCTACTCTTTCGAAAAGTTCAAGTTCTTCTGTATGAAGTACGCACCAAATTATTTGTGCAACAAATGCAACAGAAATACTG GTGGATTAGTCCTAACATTGCCAGCCAAGCTGCTGTGTGGTGGCTTTGCAGGGGCAGTTGCTCAAAGTGTTTCCTATCCCTTAGATGTAACTAGACGGCGAATGCAATTAGCTATGATGAATCCGGCTACCCATAAATTTgg GTCGGGAATGGTTGCAACAATGAAGCTTATTTACCTAGAAAATGGGATCATCAAAGGACTTTACCGTGGAATGAGTATAAACTATCTTAGAGCTGTCCCCATGGTAGCTGTAAGTTTTGCCACGTATGAATTAATGAAGCAATTGCTCGATCTAGATACAggtatgaaattataa
- the LOC107217525 gene encoding graves disease carrier protein isoform X2, giving the protein MIIVYNLCVAGMCSKTAVAPLDRIKILLQAHSQHYKHLGVFAGLKEIVQREAFFALYKGNGAQMVRIFPYAATQFTAFEIYKKYLGGLLGSRTQLDKFLAGSGAGVTAVTLTYPLDTIRARLAFQVTGEHVYTGIAHTAASIFKQEGGIKALYRGFMPTICGMVPYAGLSFYSFEKFKFFCMKYAPNYLCNKCNRNTGGLVLTLPAKLLCGGFAGAVAQSVSYPLDVTRRRMQLAMMNPATHKFGSGMVATMKLIYLENGIIKGLYRGMSINYLRAVPMVAVSFATYELMKQLLDLDTGMKL; this is encoded by the exons ATGATTATCGTGTATAATCTTT GTGTCGCAGGTATGTGTTCGAAAACTGCGGTTGCACCATTAgacagaataaaaatattgttacaagcACACAGTCAACATTACAAGCATTTAG GCGTTTTTGCTGGACTAAAAGAAATAGTTCAACGTGAGGCGTTTTTTGCCTTATATAAAGGAAATGGTGCACAAATGGTCAGAATTTTTCCTTATGCTGCAACACAATTTACTGCCTTTGAGATATACAAAAAG TATTTAGGAGGATTACTGGGTAGTCGCACCCAATTAGATAAATTCCTGGCTGGTTCAGGAGCTGGAGTAACCGCTGTAACTTTGACGTATCCACTCGATACCATAAGAGCACGTTTGGCATTTCAAGTCACCGGAGAACATGTTTACACTGGAATAGCACATACGGCTGCTAGTATTTTCAAGCAG gAAGGTGGAATCAAAGCCTTATACAGAGGATTTATGCCTACAATATGCGGAATGGTTCCATACGCAGGCTTGTCATTCTACTCTTTCGAAAAGTTCAAGTTCTTCTGTATGAAGTACGCACCAAATTATTTGTGCAACAAATGCAACAGAAATACTG GTGGATTAGTCCTAACATTGCCAGCCAAGCTGCTGTGTGGTGGCTTTGCAGGGGCAGTTGCTCAAAGTGTTTCCTATCCCTTAGATGTAACTAGACGGCGAATGCAATTAGCTATGATGAATCCGGCTACCCATAAATTTgg GTCGGGAATGGTTGCAACAATGAAGCTTATTTACCTAGAAAATGGGATCATCAAAGGACTTTACCGTGGAATGAGTATAAACTATCTTAGAGCTGTCCCCATGGTAGCTGTAAGTTTTGCCACGTATGAATTAATGAAGCAATTGCTCGATCTAGATACAggtatgaaattataa
- the LOC107217521 gene encoding uncharacterized protein LOC107217521 produces MDRRHGLNTPSPLKNSTAANRPFRSPFHTILSPCDKVNLNGKRVKFSNVTSSPSWTPKKRTSHQPCLMGKKLCLENEYAPSECDKERSITEDDLKQIKDRICVKKQQLESVKRQLLYKKKHEAHDLNDLTERWLRGCQEALMQFQKDISCHSGTAVSIPELLAQLGIPPKLVQYSVEDCDFVV; encoded by the exons ATGGACAGGCGGCACGGATTAAATACGCCTTCTCCGTTGAAAAATAGCACGGCTGCGAATCGACCCTTTCGATCACCCTTTCATACTATTCTCAGCCCATGTGATAAAGTCAATCTCAACGGAAAGCGTGTCAAGTTTTCAAACGTTACATCTTCTCC TTCATGGACCCCAAAGAAGAGGACTAGTCATCAGCCGTGTTTaatgggcaaaaaactttgcTTAGAAAATGAATACGCACCATCAGAATGCGACAAAGAAAGATCGATTACTGAGGATGATCTTAAACAAATCAAAGATAGAATCTGCGTAAAGAAACAACAATTAGAAAGTGTGAAACGTCAgttgttgtacaaaaaaaag cacgAGGCACATGATTTAAATGATCTTACGGAAAGATGGCTGCGAGGGTGTCAAGAAGCGCTTATGCAATTCCAGAAAGATATTAGCTGCCACAGCGGAACTGCTGTAAGCATACCAGAGCTTTTGGCGCAGTTAGGGATTCCGCCAAAATTGGTACAATATTCAGTTGAAGATTGCGACTTTGTGGTGTAA
- the LOC107217522 gene encoding 28S ribosomal protein S18c, mitochondrial, with amino-acid sequence MFFCKHQTHKMSSYVLTRSFVGAAKKILWRTLHRPIHEAAESHQISNEEIQADLPVQLEKNPYEKPRVKCILCKYNIEPDYKNVRLLSQFQSRYTGRIYGRHITGLCKSKQAKVEHEILKAQNAGFMAYYFKDVTYVKDPQLFDPDHPFRPHNY; translated from the exons ATGTTTTTTTGTAAACATCAAACACACAAAATGTCTAGTTACGTCCTAACAAGAAGTTTCGTTGGTGCGGCAA aaaaaatattgtggCGTACTTTGCATCGACCGATACACGAAGCTGCTGAAAGTCATCAGATTTCAAACGAGGAAATACAGGCAGATCTT CCAGTgcagttggaaaaaaatccgTATGAGAAGCCGCGAGTCAAATGCATTTTGTGCAAATACAATATAGAGCCAGATTATAAAAACGTAAGACTGCTCTCCCAGTTCCAGAGCCGTTACACAGGACGAATTTATGGACGCCACATAACTGGCTTGTGCAAGAGTAAACAGGCAAAAGTTGAACATGAGATTCTAAAAGCACAAAATGCTG GTTTCATGGCTTACTACTTCAAGGATGTGACGTACGTGAAAGACCCCCAGCTCTTTGATCCGGATCATCCATTTAGGCCCCATAATTATTGA